In Triticum aestivum cultivar Chinese Spring chromosome 5B, IWGSC CS RefSeq v2.1, whole genome shotgun sequence, the following proteins share a genomic window:
- the LOC123113868 gene encoding probable protein phosphatase 2C 80, with protein sequence MLAGGVGSNRGGSSHLSSSGADLRGGRSFLFGNTWFMLSAYPARLLHTADRRAPAAAFVAAAIHRTPRVVRAHGGTGQGLLQRGIVMAACGYAFGRADLGAAAKRQLEKDSSSVAAHASRVVAMGSPGTAARPDVSFKYRGLEYCKKVGVSLRCREQWGAARTFWTSAVGPGRQLGFSVDPWARDFSTSCAAPYSAGATESQLTLDEALQEKQTDNSTVASDGKSPAPEKLKLVSGSCYLPHPAKEATGGEDGHFICIDEQAIGVADGVGGWADHGVDAGLYAKELMSKSMSAIKDEPEGAIDPSRVLEKAFTGTKARGSSTACIITLKEQGLHAVNLGDSGFIVVRDGRTVLKSPSQQHDFNFTYQLESGGGSDLPSSADVFHYSVASGDVIIAGTDGLFDNLYDNEITAVVVEALRSGLGAQGTAQKIAALARERAEDKHRQSPFAAAAQEAGYRYYGGKLDDITVVVSYVTSAAAV encoded by the exons ATGCTAGCCGGCGGCGTTGGCAGCAACAGAGGCGGCAGCTCCCATCTCTCCTCTTCCGGAGCGGACCTACGCGGAGGCCGGAGCTTCCTCTTCGGGAACACCTGGTTCATGCTCTCCGCCTACCCGGCGCGCCTGCTCCACACCGCCGAccgccgcgcgcccgccgccgccttcgtcgccGCCGCCATCCACCGGACGCCCCGGGTCGTGCGCGCGCACGGCGGCACGGGACAGGGCCTGCTGCAGCGGGGCATCGTCATGGCCGCCTGCGGCTACGCCTTCGGGCGGGCCGACCTGGGCGCCGCCGCCAAGCGCCAGCTCGAGAAGGACTCCTCGTCCGTGGCTGCCCACGCCTCGCGCGTCGTCGCCATGGGGTCGCCTGGGACCGCGGCCAGGCCCGACGTCTCGTTCAAGTACCGGGGTTTGGAGTACTGTAAGAAGGTCGGCGTGAGCTTGAGATGCCGCGAGCAGTGGGGGGCGGCTAGGACGTTCTGGACCAGTGCCGTTGGACCAGGCAGGCAGCTCGGCTTCTCGGTTGACCCTTGGGCTCGGGATTTCAGCACGTCGTGTGCGGCGCCTTACTCCGCTGGAGCTACAGAGAGTCAACTGACCCTGGATGAGGCATTACAGGAGAAGCAGACGGATAACTCCACCGTTGCTTCTGATGG GAAGTCACCTGCTCCTGAAAAACTGAAGCTGGTCTCAGGTTCTTGTTACCTGCCTCATCCTGCTAAGGAGGCGACTGGCGGCGAAGATGGCCACTTCATTTGCATTGATGAACAGGCGATTGGTGTGGCAGATGGTGTTGGTGGTTGGGCAGATCACGGTGTTGATGCTGGACTATATGCGAAAGAACTAATGAGTAAATCAATGAGTGCTATCAAGGATGAACCAGAAGGTGCAATTGACCCATCAAGAGTTCTGGAGAAAGCTTTTACAGGCACCAAAGCAAGGGGATCATCAACTGCTTGCATCATCACTCTTAAAGAACAG GGTCTTCATGCTGTAAATCTTGGGGACAGTGGCTTCATAGTGGTCAGAGATGGCCGCACTGTTCTCAAATCACCTTCGCAGCAGCATGATTTTAATTTTACTTATCAGCTCGAGAGTGGGGGTGGCAGTGATCTTCCAAGTTCTGCCGAC GTATTTCACTACTCGGTTGCTTCTGGTGATGTTATCATTGCCGGCACGGATGGGCTTTTCGACAACCTGTACGACAACGAAATCACTGCCGTCGTTGTCGAGGCCCTCAGGAGTGGCCTCGGTGCCCAGGGCACAGCTCAGAAAATCGCGGCCCTTGCTCGGGAGAGAGCGGAGGATAAGCACAGGCAGTCGCCCTTTGCAGCCGCTGCTCAGGAGGCTGGGTACAGGTACTATGGAGGGAAGCTTGACGACATCACGGTCGTGGTGTCGTATGTGACGAGCGCCGCAGCCGTTTAA